One stretch of Macaca nemestrina isolate mMacNem1 chromosome 17, mMacNem.hap1, whole genome shotgun sequence DNA includes these proteins:
- the LOC105468986 gene encoding somatotropin yields MAAGSRTSLLLVFALLCLPWLQEAGRVPSVPLSRLFDNIMMQAHRLHQLAFDTYQEFEKTYIPKEKKHSLMGNPQASFCFSESIPTPSNREETQQKSNLELLRISLLLIQSWLEPVQLLGSVFANNLVYGTSESDAYDLLKNLEEGIQTLMRRLQDGSPRTGQIFKQTYSTFDTDSQNDDSLLKNYELLHCFRKDMDMVETFLRMVQCRTVEGSCGF; encoded by the exons ATGGCTGCAG GCTCCCGGACATCCCTGCTCCTGGTTTTTGCcctcctctgcctgccttggcttcaaGAGGCTGGTAGGGTCCCAAGCGTACCCTTATCCAGGCTTTTTGACAACATTATGATGCAAGCCCATCGCCTGCACCAACTGGCCTTTGACACCTACCAGGAGTTT GAAAAAACCTACatcccaaaggaaaagaagcatTCGCTCATGGGGAACCCCCAGGCCTCCTTCTGCTTCTCAGAGTCTATTCCCACACCCTCCAACAGGGAGGAAACGCAGCAGAAATCC AACCTAGAGCTGCTCCGCATCTCCCTGCTTCTCATCCAGTCGTGGCTGGAGCCCGTGCAGTTACTCGGGAGTGTGTTTGCCAACAACCTGGTGTATGGCACCTCGGAGAGCGATGCCTATGACCTCCTAAAGAACCTAGAGGAAGGCATCCAAACGTTGATGCGG AGGCTGCAAGATGGCAGCCCCCGGACTGGGCAGATCTTCAAGCAGACCTACAGCACGTTTGACACAGACTCACAGAACGATGACTCACTGCTCAAGAACTACGAGCTGCTCCACTGCTTCAGGAAGGACATGGATATGGTCGAGACATTCCTGCGCATGGTGCAGTGCCGCACTGTGGAGGGCAGCTGTGGCTTCTAG
- the LOC139359668 gene encoding growth hormone variant-like isoform X2 yields the protein MAAEAYIPKEQKYSFLRNPQTSLCFSESIPTPSNKEETQQKSNLELLHISLLLIQSWLEPVQLLRSVFANHLVHANSNFDIYLYLKKLEEGIQTLTERLEDGSPRTGQIFKQTYSKFDTNSHNDDTLLKNYRLLYCFRKDMNKVETFLRTVRCRAVEGSCGF from the exons ATGGCTGCAG AAGCCTATATCCCAAAGGAACAGAAGTATTCATTCCTGCGCAACCCCCAGACCTCCCTCTGCTTCTCAGAGTCTATTCCGACACCCTCCAACAAGGAGGAAACACAGCAGAAATCC AACCTAGAGCTGCTCCACATCTCCCTGCTGCTCATCCAGTCGTGGCTGGAGCCCGTGCAGTTACTCAGGAGTGTGTTTGCCAACCACCTGGTGCATGCCAACTCGAACTTCGACATCTATCTCTACCTAAAGAAACTAGAGGAAGGCATCCAAACGCTGACGGAG AGGCTGGAAGACGGCAGCCCCCGGACTGGGCAGATCTTCAAGCAGACCTACAGCAAGTTTGACACAAACTCACACAACGATGACACACTGCTCAAGAACTACAGGCTGCTCTACTGCTTCAGGAAGGACATGAACAAGGTCGAGACATTCCTGCGCACCGTGCGGTGCCGCGCTGTGGAGGGCAGCTGTGGCTTCTAG
- the LOC139359668 gene encoding growth hormone variant-like isoform X1 — protein MAAGSRTSLLLVFALLCLPWLQEAGRVPSVPLSRLFDHAMIQAHRLHQLAFDTYQEFEEAYIPKEQKYSFLRNPQTSLCFSESIPTPSNKEETQQKSNLELLHISLLLIQSWLEPVQLLRSVFANHLVHANSNFDIYLYLKKLEEGIQTLTERLEDGSPRTGQIFKQTYSKFDTNSHNDDTLLKNYRLLYCFRKDMNKVETFLRTVRCRAVEGSCGF, from the exons ATGGCTGCAG GCTCCCGGACATCCCTGCTCCTGGTTTTTGCcctcctctgcctgccttggcttcaaGAGGCTGGTAGGGTCCCAAGCGTACCCTTATCCAGACTTTTTGACCATGCTATGATCCAAGCCCATCGCCTGCACCAACTGGCCTTTGACACCTACCAGGAGTTT GAAGAAGCCTATATCCCAAAGGAACAGAAGTATTCATTCCTGCGCAACCCCCAGACCTCCCTCTGCTTCTCAGAGTCTATTCCGACACCCTCCAACAAGGAGGAAACACAGCAGAAATCC AACCTAGAGCTGCTCCACATCTCCCTGCTGCTCATCCAGTCGTGGCTGGAGCCCGTGCAGTTACTCAGGAGTGTGTTTGCCAACCACCTGGTGCATGCCAACTCGAACTTCGACATCTATCTCTACCTAAAGAAACTAGAGGAAGGCATCCAAACGCTGACGGAG AGGCTGGAAGACGGCAGCCCCCGGACTGGGCAGATCTTCAAGCAGACCTACAGCAAGTTTGACACAAACTCACACAACGATGACACACTGCTCAAGAACTACAGGCTGCTCTACTGCTTCAGGAAGGACATGAACAAGGTCGAGACATTCCTGCGCACCGTGCGGTGCCGCGCTGTGGAGGGCAGCTGTGGCTTCTAG